The Kluyvera intermedia genome window below encodes:
- the cysK gene encoding cysteine synthase A, which translates to MSKIFEDNSLTIGHTPLVRLNRIGNGRILAKVESRNPSFSVKCRIGANMIWDAEKRGVLKAGIELVEPTSGNTGIALAYVAAARGYKLTLTMPETMSVERRKLLKALGANLVLTEGAKGMKGAIQKAEEIVASNPEKFLLLQQFSNPANPEIHEKTTGPEIWEDTDGQVDVFISGVGTGGTLTGVTRYIKGTKGKTDLIAVAVEPTDSPVIAQALAGEELKPGPHKIQGIGAGFIPGNLDLKLIDKVVAITNEEAISTARRLMEEEGILAGISSGAAVAAALKLQEDETFTNKNIVVILPSSGERYLSTALFADLFTEKELQQ; encoded by the coding sequence ATGAGTAAGATTTTTGAAGATAACTCCCTGACTATCGGTCATACACCGCTGGTACGACTGAACCGCATCGGTAACGGGCGCATCCTGGCGAAGGTTGAATCACGTAACCCAAGCTTTAGCGTCAAATGCCGTATCGGTGCCAATATGATTTGGGATGCCGAAAAACGTGGCGTACTGAAAGCTGGCATTGAGCTGGTAGAACCGACCAGCGGAAACACCGGTATCGCCCTGGCCTATGTTGCCGCCGCGCGTGGTTACAAGCTGACCCTGACCATGCCTGAAACCATGAGTGTCGAACGCCGCAAGCTCCTTAAAGCACTAGGCGCGAACCTGGTACTGACCGAAGGCGCGAAAGGCATGAAGGGCGCGATTCAGAAAGCCGAAGAGATTGTGGCCAGCAATCCAGAAAAATTCCTGTTGCTGCAGCAGTTCAGCAATCCGGCTAACCCGGAAATTCACGAAAAAACCACCGGCCCAGAAATCTGGGAAGATACCGATGGTCAAGTTGACGTCTTCATTTCAGGCGTGGGCACCGGCGGTACGCTGACTGGTGTAACGCGCTACATTAAAGGCACAAAAGGCAAAACCGATCTGATCGCGGTTGCCGTTGAGCCTACCGACTCCCCGGTTATCGCTCAGGCGCTGGCAGGCGAAGAACTCAAACCAGGCCCGCACAAGATCCAGGGGATCGGTGCTGGTTTCATTCCGGGTAACCTCGATCTGAAACTGATTGATAAAGTGGTTGCCATCACGAATGAAGAAGCCATTTCTACGGCGCGTCGTCTGATGGAAGAAGAAGGCATTCTTGCCGGTATTTCCTCCGGTGCTGCCGTTGCCGCCGCGCTCAAACTTCAGGAAGATGAAACCTTTACCAATAAGAATATTGTGGTTATTCTACCTTCTTCAGGTGAGCGCTATTTAAGCACCGCATTGTTCGCAGATCTCTTCACTGAGAAAGAACTGCAACAGTAG